The following proteins are co-located in the Besnoitia besnoiti strain Bb-Ger1 chromosome Unknown contig00007, whole genome shotgun sequence genome:
- a CDS encoding heat shock protein HSP21 (encoded by transcript BESB_073740), with protein MSRPVADAAGTRATTTVTSHTYNWDEFRQFLDSQGTMWCSAVIGSPVAASPNTIFELAPTAAQAGQGINFRPRLDAYYDSAAHKIVMLFDLPGFEKKDIAVEVDDHAIIISGTRSVLDEKELFGQSGRELIKERAFGRFCRKFQLPSNAVEDAVTASIANGILEVTVETREADAPHTKKKIEVS; from the exons ATGTCTCGGCCAGTGGCTGACGCGGCCGGCACCAGGGCCACCACCACCGTTACGTCGCACACC TACAACTGGGATGAATTTCGCCAGTTCCTTGACTCTCAG GGAACTATGTGGTGCTCCGCGGTGATTGGCTCTCCCGTGGCTGCTTCACCAAATACCATCTTTGAGCTCGCCCCGACTGCGGCACAGGCTGGGCAGGGAATCAATTTCCGGCCTCGCCTTGATGCATACTACGACAGTGCTGCGCACAAGATTGTTATGCTTTTCGATCTCCCTGGATTTGAAAAGAAGGATATTGCTGTTGAGGTGGATGACCATGCTATCATCATCTCAG GGACGCGGAGTGTCCTAGATGAAAAGGAGCTGTTTGGGCAGAGCGGCCGGGAACTCATCAAGGAGCGCGCCTTCGGACGTTTCTGCAGGAAATTCCAGTTGCCGTCTAATGCAGTTGAAGACGCGGTAACGGCGTCTATAGCCAACGGCATCTTGGAAGTCACTGTGGAGACCCGTGAAGCGGACGCTCCCCACACCAAAAAGAAGATTGAAGTATCTTAG